In Dromiciops gliroides isolate mDroGli1 chromosome X, mDroGli1.pri, whole genome shotgun sequence, the genomic window tGAATTCTATGGGACTattaaattataatgaccaagaagCTTAGCCCTGGAGGAGAGTGGGAAaaattcatttctctcttttcttaaagaggcagaaaaatatGGGTGTCAAATATTGCATGTTCTGTCAGAGAAGGTTGatttttctaacattcttttctctctctctctctctctctctttgtttcaagGGATAGCTTTCTACGAGGAAGACATATTCtgaaatgaaggtaataaaaataaactatgtcaatgaaaaatgtttaataactccACAGGTGGTGAGTGCCTCTGGTAATAACACAACCATAATATATATCCTCATGTCCCTGGGAGACGGATTCCACTCCTTTGTAGCATTACCTTGGAAACTCCCTGTTTTCATGATTCCCAATGCTATTGAATCagtctttgttcttttttagcCCAACCTTGACCCACCCCCCACTTAGATGGACATAGTAGGAAGAGCACTGGAATTAGTCTCCATATATACAAGGTCCatttccagttctgccacttacaacTATCTTTGTATCTTTGGGCAAAATACTTCACTTTACTAGGCcttggtttgtttatttataaaatgggggagttcAATTAAGTAAtatagtgcttactctgtgctaagcactttacagatattatctcatttgatcttcacaacagcccaagGAGGTGCTTTtaatatctgcattttacagttaaggaacctctgtttagaggttaagtgactcgcccactgtcacacagctagatgtgtttgaggccagatttgaaatttagtcttcctgattccaggctcagtgctctatcaattgcatcatctagctgcctaaatGTTCCTTTGAACCTTACagttccttctagccctaaatatAGGGTGATTCCCTGCCCTGAACCCTGCCAATTTGTCCTGGAATGATAGCAACTAATGGCACGTCAAGCACTCCTAGTACAGAATTCCTAACAATctccagagccataactagcatTGTGGCAACTGAGGATGCTCCCAACACTAATTGTGCTCTCATATAAGTCCCCCATGGAGCACCCTTGACACTGGCTGATTCTATGTTAGGAGGACGCAAGATCTCAGTCTATGGAAGGAAAGGCCTATGAAAAACTGCTTATGGAAGAGACCTCATGATATTGAGTATCTCATGACATTGAGAAGCTACTGTCCAGGAAGGAGATAAGCTTTTCTGAGGCTGAGGGGTAGTGGAAGAAGTGTGGCATCTGGCAACTTTCtagtttaactaattattcttgctaagtaGTTTCTATACTAGCTAAGGAATgaaagagctgtccaaaagtgaatgtaacaaatTTTCTAAATGCACAATCATTTAAGACGTTTGAGTCTTCTATAGTTTAGTGTCCTGAAGAAAAAAGTTGCCCCACCATAATTATAACTCTAAGCCTCTCCAACTTTTCATATCTTGTTTaccttcttttttaaatgtttacatgtaaACAGAAACGTACACAAATGATCTTCCTAGTCAAAGATGGTAccatttataattaataaaagaaaatcactAGAATCTGCCCATttcaattatgcccaaagggcaatcaaactgtgcatacacctttgatccatcaatgtgacgactaggtttgtatcccaaaaagatttaaaaaagaaaaggagggcagctaggtgtctcagtggatgaagcactggccctggattcaggagtacctgagttcaggtctggcctcggacgcttgacacttactggctgtgtgaccctgggcaagtcacttagccctcattgcccagcaaaaaaaaaagaaaaggaaaaggaaacacatgtataaaaatatttatagcaactctttttgtggtggcaaagaattagaaattgaggggatacccaacaattggggaatggctgaacaagttgtggtatatgaatgtaatggaatactatatagTGATTAAGTGCAGTTGAAATAATGATATTAGAACTATATATTATCAATTAAATAGACCTTTCTGCACTAGCCCATCTATTATGGGAAGACTTGTCCTAAGTAATAAGCAATCCTTTGAAACCTACCTCATACCTAAATTAGAGACCGCTTGAAGTAAATGTACCTGCTGTTGAGGAACAGGCAAATTTTTCCCCTAAAACAAGTAGTCAGCCTTccctttcctgaaaaaaaaaaaaacttctaaagAATGTTCTTGggccagctgggtggcacagtagataaatcaccagccctggattcaggaggacctgagttcaaatttggcctcagacacttgacacttactagctgagtgacactggtcaagtcatttaaccctcaatcccccccccccaaaagaaaaagaaaaagaaaaagaaaagaatgttctttCTGCTTTCTGGTCATTGAAGCTCTTCACATAGTCATGTGGATTCCTCACAAGTTTACCCTTACTAAGAAAATACACttggagattggtatctcagagtcatgctctgtgccatgccttctccccatgagaagtccaaggatttctctcttggtttcctttccccagcccctgaataaactattatcttattctattggatttgtgtagaagagggtgtaattctttaaagaggaattcctaagaaccccaaccccaaaccccctacccaatttcccccataacataacTGGAGCCCAACATTGAAGGGTACAGGaaatttcctctctcctcttggcacacaaaacctggaggtaggaaatcttctgggtttcttttctccctctcccacctgactcaacctcccgtttgagtcatgGAGAGGTAGAGACGGCCAGCTTTTGCACAGGACAGGGAcaggcagcctgggtctccctccctcaccaaaagCTTGGCCAGATGTCTGAACCACACTCAGACCCTCGGACTCCATGTTTCtagggttacaagaattggaagagtgcttaaactctctggcaaatgtggtcctggactgaggcggagtctatatggttcagaacacctcctgTAGGTTGAGCTGCTATATAGAGgttacctggatggctgaaactgttcacaacCACTTGCTttgtccagttttttttttttatggaactCTTAGATTTGTTCTGTATTAGGATCCTTGTTACCCCTTGGtctatttgtaaatcatttgtgttttgtattGTGGTCCTTGTATTTGTAACTCTGGTTCCTAGACATCTCTCAATTCATAGACTCCCCCATGGGCCCCTACATTGCtcccactcagcaggaagcagtaaccGAACAGATGATCTTCATCCTTTTTCCcagggtatatgaaaagggggaatgatgtaggaggcaaaaaggaattaatagaaaaacccaagacccaagcttcAATTCAGATAtaagctctaaaagggattcagaccccggTTAATGCataacttaagatttgggaaacaagttaggatgctaagttctcttacccacataaatcagtacccataacaggaatataaaggggcaggtcatataacaattaaaaaattgactcgaactaggaataaatgacaaatgaagatgttttgaaactaagcatgggaatcagaaagagacatgcacagaaaaggccaaatttgtccccagattcaccttatgacacgtaaacccccaaaacacacctccactgaaaaaggtacccccctctggggttggtttaggaccctaggaactccaaattaggataagccctcccctgtacctcccaaaggtggacaTTATTATAATGGGACTGATAAtgaatttatccatactataaatataactgtcttttctttccctatttgagagatacctttctctCCCTGtagtcacccacagtattgcaataaaacttgggaaactgaaaaaaaaacacacttgaaGTTTCCACTTCATTCATAGACAGGCTTTCCCCTCTTCAGTTAAATAATTGCAACAGCAGTCCAGACTTTGAAGcaattcaatgagtatttattgaataccCCAAACAGTGCTAGATACTGATTTAGGATAACAAGTAGAGATTTTTGAGAATTTTGCAACAAATAGAACAAGTTTCATATCACATAGTAAACCACAGTGCTAGATACTGATTTAGGATAACAAATACAGCTTTTTGAGAATTTTGCAATAAATAGAACCAGTTTCATATAACATAAACTGCAGTGCTAGATACTCATTTAGGATAACAAATACAGTGTTTTGAGAATTTTGAACAAATAGAACCAGTTTCATATCACATAGTAAACCACACTGCTAGATACTGATTTAGGATAACAAATACAGCTTTTTGAGAATTTTGCAATAAATAGAACCAGTTTCATATCACATAAACTGCAGTGCTAGATACTCATTTAGGATAACAAATACAGCTTTTTGAGAATTTTGCAATAAATTGAACCAGTTTCATATCACAGAGAGTACACCACACTCATAAATTGTTTTGTGATACCACATATTTCAAGTAAAAAATATCCAACTATGTAAACAGGTAAcacaatatagtggaaagagccatTTAACAGGTATAGTTACTGCAGGCAAATTATCATCTCTCTGAATTGCCATTTCTTCACCTTGGAGAACAGGATAGTAATGCTTGCCTTATAGCCAGAGtccttaacctggagtccataaactttttttaatgtagtaACTGTTTCAATATAttggtttattttataatattatgtcttttatattatgcatttagaaacactTTGAGAAggagtctataggcttcactagaccTCCCAAAGTATGATCCACAAATGGTTAAGACTCACTGCcttacagggttgctgtgaggcaAGGGAtttataaaaactttaaatacccatatgggggcaggtaggtggcacagtggataggattcAGGGCCTGGGgttagggagactcatcttcctgagttccagtctacaggaccctaggcaaatcacttaaccctgttggcttcagtttccttatccataaaatgagcagaaaaagaaatggcaaactgcttaaGCATCTTTGCCTCCACTCCccccatggggtcataaagagttggacccaATTtacaaaatgactgaataacaacaaaagtctTACACAAATATGCTATTTTTCTACCTTGAATAAATACAAGTGACacaacaataatagcagctagcacttacagatttgcaaagcactttgaatatatttaattttatcttcatcacAACCccgggatgtaggtgctattttacatatagggaaacagaggcaggcagaggctaagtgacttgctagtgtcTCACAGTAACTATCTGAAGTTGGatgtgaactcgggtcttccttattccaatttccacactctttccactgggccacctaactgcctctaacaTAGCAACATAGCAAGTTAAGGTTACACAGTACTGTACAGTGTAGTGTTCTTACCATAACACTGGTGTCCCAGGctactaacacacacacacacacacacacacttctataATATTTGAAAATCTGGTTGCCAGCTCAGACCTTTTCCAGCAGCTAACTAAGCAACAAGTACCTATTTGTTAAATATATTGTGCAATGCAAAAGAAGGAGACATAGTCACTGCCTTTTTTTGGAATAAGCCTTTCGTTTTTTTCTTGCTTAAAGTAAGACCAATAGTAATTTCATCAAGAGTACTATCCAAGAAAAAACAATTACGTTGatttgatgaaatcacagctccccATCCCTGGACAATCCCTAACATCTTCTATCTGTGAAATACAATTGACATaaatcagatttttaaatgaGTACTATACGCATGCACAAGTGAATTTATCTGCCTAGAGTGTCCAGTCAAACGCGTAAAGTTTTACGGTATGGGTACCGCTGTCTAGGACAATGAGGGTATTCTCATCAGTGTAACTCATTGCCGCGGGGTAAGAAAGCCCGTGGGTAATGACAGGCTTATAGGATGGAAACTCCCAAGGTTTCCCTAAACACCCTATACTGTGGTTAGCTGCATCAGCAACAAGGAGGTTCCCGTGGAAGTCAAAGGAAATACTAGTGACATCCAGTATGGCAGGCAGGAAGAGGCTCAGGCCAAAACTGTCCACTTGGCCCAGAAGCTTCAAGGTAGTAGGGCTGAACACTCTGATTCTGGAGGAGGCCGGCTTGCACCCATCAGCTTTCAGGTTCTCGGCTACCGCGATGAACCCAGTGAACGGACACACAGCTATGGATCTGGGGTTGCAGAAACTAATCGGGAGCTTGGTCGTACTCTTAAGCTCCGCTTTCTTAAAGTCAATCTTCAAGAGGTAAAGCGACCCCGTCTCATTATCAGCCACCAGGATTTCGTTCTTCGGGGTGGTCTGCACACCCCAGGGCAAAGAGAAGACACCTTGGATGCACAGCTTATTCTGTCCTGCAAAATCAAACACTTTCACTGAGCGGTCCCCAGCGTCGGTGACGACCACGTACTTGTCGCTGGTAATGGTAACACCCAGCGCGTACCGAATGTTCTCGGGGCCGTTCCCCCTTTCTCCAAAGCGTTGGGCACATACTCCGTCTGGGCCAAAAATCTTCACTCGGCTCCTGCCGTCATGCGTTACGGCCATGTTCCCGGTTTTCCGACAGAAGGCCAGCGAATTGGGGTTGATGAGCTTTCCCCAGCCCCCAAAGGTTTGGACGCACGTTAGAGCGCCTGGGAACCACCTGATCGCCCGGGGCCCCGTGAACCCGAGTCCCGGTGGGGTTGTGCTGAGCGCGGGGCCCAGGAACTCGAGGACCTGCAGCAGCAGAAGGCAGTCGCTTCTCGGGGTGGTCAGGCTCCTGCAGAAGGGGCACTCGATCGTCTGGGTCTGCGGATCCAGCAGGTTCACCAAGCAGCTCAGGCAGATGACGTGGCCGCATCCCAGGTTCCGGGGCCTCCGCGGCTGCTCGTGGCTGTATTTTTCAAAGCACACCTTGCATTCGAGCAGGCTCATCTCGGCTTCCCTCACCAGATCCCCCACACTCACAGAGCGGTTGACAGGTTGTACCGCCATGTTTAGGCAGAGAAGAAGAGcgtctttcctttctccctctcctgctcGGCTTCTCCCCAGAATGCGGAGCTGCCTGAGTGGTCCCAGCTCTAGAATGTCACTGCGTCTGTGACGTCAGCGAGTGCCGGGACTGTGGTCGCTGCAGTCGCTGCCGCCTGCTGCCCTCTGGTGAACGAACACCGCCCCAGCAGCCGAAAAGCAGAGTTACGCAGCCTGTTTTTATGGGGTACCACGGTGGGGTGGGTGGGCACCGAGGAGCGACCGAGAAGTAGCTTGCATAAGCCCCTTACAATCTGCGTGGAGAGATAGCAAATGGATGgataaagggaggaagggatgggtgggtggatggagagagggagggaggaggagggatggagagagggagggatgggtggatggagggagggagggacgaaGGGACTGAGGGATGGGTggatggagggggagagggagggatggatgggtgggtagagatacatacatacatacatacaaaatatatattatacattatctatgaaatatattatttataattttatattaaacataatttaatataatgtattaaataacaataataatatattaagaGATGATgttgatgtataacctatatattccctttgggttcaattatcatctccatgcaaaTGTCTCACAGATCTATATCTCCagcattattttctttcctgaatTCCAGCCCTAAATCGCCCACCTGGATCGTTTCACCGGGATATCCCATCAGTATTTCAAATTTGGCACATCCAAAATTATTATTTACCACCTTCCCCTACACCTGCCCCTTTCCACTTGCCTACTTCTGTTGAGGTCAGCAacatccttccagttacccaggtgTTTAATctcagagtcatccttgattTTTCCATCCTTTATCCCCAAATCAAATCATTTGTGGAATCTTATTGCCACTACCTCTATAAcaagtcaaatagaaacaggggccactgaAATTGACTTAGTTTCTAAATTATCTATTAATatcatctttgttttattgtaaTATTAtctgtttattacatttttattcatttttttaactatttcttgattgcattttaatctgatttgggctgCACTAGGGAGAGCCTACAGACTGCATGTGACTGACAACTCCTCAACCACATCTATAGCTCTAGTGAAAGGATTCCCTTCATTTACATTGCCTCTCACCTGTCCAAGTTTCAAGGCAACTTTGTTGGTCTGAAGGGCTCTGGGGGCATTGGAGGCAAGGAGCATTTCTTCACTGGAGAAAATGAACACTGACAGAAGACATGGAGCAGGAATTGTATAAAATAGTTCAGAGCCAAGATAAAATCTGGAATTCTTATTTGACAGTCCCATAAACTGCTTCATGCTCTGATGTTCACAATTCAGCTTCCCAGCCTGAGATCTAACAGTAGTAATTAGTTGCTGAAATCTCATTTAAGTCACTTTGTCATTGTGTGAGGTGGTTTTGTggttagcatttcttttgtggtgTAGGAAATAAATGCCTCTCTCATGCCTTATTCATATTGCACATTGGGTACTTTAAAAAACTTccctctttggggcagctaggtggcgcagtggatagagcaccggccctggaatcaggagtacctgagttcaaatccggcctcagacacttaacacttactagctgtgtgaccctgggcaagtcacttaaccccaattgcctcactaaaaaaaaaaacaaacaaaacaaaacaaaaaaacttccctTTTTTGGGGAAGCCCTAGACTCAAGCCACAATCTAAATTGTAAAGAgctgtgtttttttaaacctgGGGTGCTAGGTGGGGACGTAAGCTAAAGAGTGTGTGTAGTCTGACCCTTCTAGAGGGTTTGGCTCCTTCTGGGATTTAACTCTGTCTACCCACATACCTGCCTCCAGAGCAGAGAGCTCCACCCCACCCGGTTGACcaaggaaggaaatggagagtGTCTTAGTCCCTTGTGCTCATCAAGGGGTCCTTTATGTTAGGCTTTTAGCTAATATGAGCACAACCTGAATAGTCACGTGATTCCTGTGGATGCATCTCCTGAGCAAAACCAACCCTCTGGTTTGAAGGACTTTCAGCCAAATAGGAGCTTTGACCATTATTGACATGTCTGGGAAAGGGAATATGAAATTTCATAAATCATTTATGCTATTGTGTACATTGGGGCCTTCCTTGAATACATATTTTGATGATGGAGACTTCTGAGTGAGTATGTGCATGGAAGGGAACACTAAAGAGAGAAGGTTATAATATTTTGTGATATGTGATAACTGAAACCCTGATGACCTGCTTCCTGGTTCTAAGAAAATAATCCATTTATCATGTAAGGTCAGTTCTGTCCCAGATCATCCACATACACCCACCActtacccccctccccctccccacccccaccagccacTGCTGtcacttccttcctcttctactaCCATCATCCTTAATGTGTGGTTCTGGCAACCCTACTAAGAAGACAAACCCCAAAATTCTCCTTCCAGATTTgaaaaagataaatggaaagagGGAAATTATTGATTGTGTTTCTGACCTGATCTGAGAAGAATCttagctttcatttaaaaaaaaaaacagaagtaaaGAATGGCCTGGTATTCTCTGACTGACCCTTTTGTgacttttcccattctttttctatcttttgtttgccTTTTCCCTTCTGGCCTGACTGTGCCAGTTACAATGAGTTACTTGAATGACACATACAATTAAATTAATCTCCTTTACATCTGACTTACTCAATGCTTGGCCTAATTGGCTTGCCTGGGGattgtattttcatttcatttatccatattaatttgggggggggggggcagtgagggttaagtgacttgcccagggtcacacagctagtaagtgtaaattgtctgaggccagaattgaactcaagtcctgaatccagggccggtgctttatccactgcgccacctagctgcccatccataTTATTTTTGAGCTGAGACCTGAGACGACATAGGAAAATTCCCCAGATTGCACCAACTATAAAGATCAGGCATTTCGGAGAGCTTGGTTTCCAAACCAATAGAGCAATGCTTTCCAACCCAGTTTTTGTGACACCCTAAGGTGTCTCCAGTTATCTCAAGAGGTGttataaaaatatcaaaacaaCATTGTTTTGTTCACGTTACCTTACATAAGTGTAAAATTTGAACAGGGACAAAAATAGTaacaatcaataaaatatatgtagtCAGTATTCTTATGGGCCTAgcataccccagaagttctctatgGGTAGTTCTctgggggtacatcaaagaaccttctccttgagaaactaaaccaaaggacagacacacctaaagagataagtgtcACAGGatcgggactgagctagctccaggaccactacACTTCAATCTAGTCTCCCTgggaagataagattaggtgtggctgctgcctttgtggctggaggagtagagagagatggcttaagagatccgaagccacccctcacccagccaccaccagtgggggatggtcctcccccaataagggaactttttccacagtcagatgatcacccccattagtcctctataaaagtatctgcttgTCTCCTGCTTAAGGAGATAGGTATCACAGggccatgcctctgtgctatgccttctccccatgagaagtccaaggatttctctcttggtttcctttgccTAGCacttaaataaactattattttattctaattggatttgtgtgcaagagggtgtaattctttaaagaggaattcctaaggacccctatcccAAATCCCCACtttatttccccataacagtatTCAATAAGTGTTTTTCAGACAAAGGCTGGGAATCACTATTAAAATAAGATCCctttacaataattttttttttagtgaggcaattggggttaagtgacttgcccagggtcacacagctagtaagtgttaagtgtctgaggctggatatgaactcaggtactcctgactccagggctggtgctctatccactgcgccatctagccgcccctccaataatttttttaaagtatgagcAGATAACAGTGTTGCATAGACAGATGACCATCAAACAACAGACAAACAACAAACCAGGAAGAGTCAGTATATAGGAATAGTATTTGgtcatataataaaaaattataataaagttAATCTTCATTCAACCTGGACCCTTCCCTATCCACTTTCTTTCAGGTTTAGCTTATATGTCACCTGctacagaaagtctttcctgatccatcTAGTTAAGGGCAATCTTTCCTCAAATAATcagatatctctatctctacctctatctctatctctatccatatctGTATCTCCATATCTCCATATCTCCATATCTCcatatctccatctccatctccatctccatctccatctccatctctatctctatctctatctatatgcAAGTCATGGCTCAGGGCAGTTCTGGACTCACATGGGCTGGGTCTGGTATTGGACCTAATCCAAGAAGATAATTTTACCTCTCATTTATTATCCCTTTTTCTCATTCTCCCCATATCCACCTAGAGTACACATTGAGAAAGTTCTAAATATAGTTGTGTGAATAGTTTGTGCCTAGGTTtccaaaaatggggataacagggTTCCTAATCCCTTTACAAGCACTCAAGGTAACAAACACTTACTGGGTAGAGTAGTCTTTATTTCACTCCATAAGAAATGCAGAAGACACAAAGGCCTCAAAGGAACCTATATATAGATACACTCACTGGAGTATGTTATAAACAATAGTAAAGGATCCACAATATCCCATTAAAGactttaagaagaaaaatgaacttGAGGTTGCCAGTAGGGCAACATCCTGACATTCCTCTCTCctaaagtattcttttttcttttgtctttctttctttcttttttttttggtgaggcaattggggttaagtgacttgcccagggtcacacagctagtaagtcttaagtgtctgaggtcatatttgaactcaggtcctcctgaatctagggccggtgctctatccactgcgccacctagctgcccctaaagtattcttttttaatCCTATTTATTACTGTGAGCTTGACAAACATCAACATGAACATTTccttaaacaaaaggaaaaggggattaTGTATGACATATGTGAAACTCTAGTacttacaatttttttaaagtatatagcaaatttaacatggtagaccatacatatttatttttgtgcACAACTAAATTTGTATCTATTATATATTTTCCTAAGCATCCTAAGAAACCTGGACCCCCAACTCAGGACTAAGAGCAATCAAATGGGTGAAAAATCCTGGTAATTTGGGTTCTCTCCATTTTGTCATCTGGCTCAATTCAATTTTCATGAATCATGCTCATTGCATGATTTTCACAAATCAGCTCTGCTGTTGCCACTGTTCACCCTGTCCCTGGTGATgaagggaggagacaggaagggaataagtatttatatagtacctactctgtgttgggcactgtgctaactgctttgtaattattatttcacaattatctcatttgatcctcataacaactttgggGGATAGGCACTCttgttatctccactttacagttgaggaatatgaggcaaatataaattaaatgacttgcccaaggtgatactagtaaatgcctgaggctggatttgaattcaagtcttcctgacgcTGGCCAGCACTCTATCAGCTGTACCACCTAAAGGCCTCTGGTGACATAGAATAACATGAATAGGGAGTTAGTGGCTACTAAAAGAAGCAGATGTGGAAGGGAAGTAACTAGAGATGGGGAGTGGGGATGGAGTTGGAGACTTTGTTTagaaaatttatttgaaagaGAATTTGTATCCAGAATAAGGATAGGAGTGGCTTGGTTCATGGACcccaaaaataattttgagtaaCTGGAAAGTCAAGGAAGGGGGTTTGGttgacaaaattattttatatatagtcacaggaagaccaattagaaggttattACAGTAGTCCTGGCAGGAAGGGATGAGGGCCTGAGCTAGAGCAGTAGCCATGTGAGTAAAGAAGAGGAATAGAATTCAAGAGATATGGTGGATGTAGAAA contains:
- the LOC122733852 gene encoding E3 ubiquitin-protein ligase NHLRC1-like, yielding MAVQPVNRSVSVGDLVREAEMSLLECKVCFEKYSHEQPRRPRNLGCGHVICLSCLVNLLDPQTQTIECPFCRSLTTPRSDCLLLLQVLEFLGPALSTTPPGLGFTGPRAIRWFPGALTCVQTFGGWGKLINPNSLAFCRKTGNMAVTHDGRSRVKIFGPDGVCAQRFGERGNGPENIRYALGVTITSDKYVVVTDAGDRSVKVFDFAGQNKLCIQGVFSLPWGVQTTPKNEILVADNETGSLYLLKIDFKKAELKSTTKLPISFCNPRSIAVCPFTGFIAVAENLKADGCKPASSRIRVFSPTTLKLLGQVDSFGLSLFLPAILDVTSISFDFHGNLLVADAANHSIGCLGKPWEFPSYKPVITHGLSYPAAMSYTDENTLIVLDSGTHTVKLYAFDWTL